CCCGGCGCTTGAAATGCCAAAACGCCCAGGCCAGCACCACGAGACCGAGCGACAGGGGAACATCCCAAGGCATGGCTGCATTGGCGCGCATCACCAGCGTTTCGGGATGCAAGACGCGCAGAGGGACCAGGGCCGAGAGCAGGATCAGAACCAGGATGGGAGGAATGAGTCGGGTCATGGGCATCTCCGGATAAAGATTATAAATAAAAAATATATTTTATCATTTAATGTGAGTCAACGAGAGAGTGTCGCGGCGCGCAGAGGGCCGCCTTCGGCGGTTTGCGCGTGGGCCGGGGGGGCGCCGCGAACGGGGGCGGTGTCGTCACCGGCGGACCGGTTCGGTCTGGCCGGGGCCGATCGCGCGGCAGGGCGCGGGGGGCTCAGCCCGGCGGCGGGGTGAGGTCGGGCCAGGTGCGCACGGCGTCGGGGGCGTGGTGGGTGAGCCAGGCGCCCAGATCGGTCGCGTCGCTCTCGGGCAGGGCCTTGCGCCAGGTCGCGGTGTAGGCCCCGTGGCGCTGGGGCACGCGCAGGGCGGGCGGGCCGCAGGTGGCGATATCCGGCGTGCCGCTGGCAAACAGCACGGCGATGACGTGTTCCTGCGGGCCTTGCGGTGTCTCCAGCATGGCCAGCAGGGGGCTGCCGCTGTCGCCGGTGAGGATGCGCGCGCCGTTGGGGCGCACGGGCGGCAGGGCGAAGAGGGTGCAGGCGTTCTCGGTCCAGGGGCGCACGGTGCCGGTCTGGCGGACGGCGCCGTCGAGCTCCTCGACGCTCGCCGCGCCCCAGCCCGCGTGGCGCAGGGGGAAGTCGCGCCAGGGCGGCGGCAGGCCCTCGGGGCCCGTCACAAGCACCGGCAGCGGCGTGGCCACCGCACTCGGCACGTCGTGGGACAGTCGCAGGAGCGCCATGTCGGCGCAGGCCGGCAGGCTGTAGGCCTCGGCCTTCATGGAGATGCGGCGGCTGGCGCTGTCGGTGCCGAAGCGCGCGACCGGCGCGGCGCGGGTGGGGAAGGTTGTCCAGGCGAAGGGGTCTTCGTGGGGCTCTTTGGATATCTCGTGCTGCTGGGGGAAGCGGGCGCAGCGAGGCGGCGCCGAATCGAGCGCGGGCAGGCGTTGATGTGGGGCGATGCAATGGGCTGCGGTCAGGATAACGGTCGGCGTGATCAGCGTGCCGGTGCAGCGCCCCAGCGAGACCACCGCGTTGGCGGCGGGCGTGTTGGCATCGTCGCGCACCTCCGCCGGGGCGGCGGCGGGCAGCAGCAGGACGCAGAGCGCGAGCAGGAGGCGGAGGCCGGTGGGCATGGGTCAAACCTAGGCAGTCGGGCCGGGCAGGTCGACATGGAATTGACTTGGCCGCGGGCGGCCCCCATCAAGGCCCCTGGCACAGGAGAGGCGGGATGCGGTCAGGGTGGCCAATGGCCGGGACGGGCCAGACGGTGGGCTTGCTGGGCGGATCCTTCGATCCGGCCCATGGGGGGCATGTGCATATCACCCGACAGGCCCTGGCGCGCTTCGGGCTGGATTGGGTGTGGTGGCTGGTCAGTCCGGGCAACCCGCTCAAGCCCAACCCCCCTGCCCCGCTGGCGCTGCGCTGTGCCCGGGCGCGGGCGCTGATGCGCCATCCCAGGGTGCGGATCACCGGGATCGAGGCGGAGCTGGGCACGCGCTACACCGCCGAGACGGTGGCGGGCTTGCGCCGGTGCTATCCCGGGGTGCGGTTCGTGTGGCTGATGGGGGCGGACAACCTGGCGCAGTTCCATCGCTGGGATCGGTGGGACGAGATCATGGCGCAGGTGCCCGTGGGGGTTCTGGCCCGGCCCGGGCAGCGGCTGGCCGCCCTGCGTGCCCCGGCGGCACAGCGGTTTGCGGGTGCGCGGCGCGGGGCGGCCGGGCTGGGCCGCGCGCAGGCCCCGGCCTGGGCCTTCGTGAACGTGCCGCTGGTGGACCTGTCCTCGTCGGAGATCCGGGCGCGCGGGGACTGGTAGCGCGGGGCGCTCGGGGGGTTCGGGAAACTTTCCAGGGGTTTGGGCGTTGAGCCTGTGAAACGGACATCACGCCTGGAAAGGACAGAACATGAAAACGGGACTTATCATCGGGGTCGGCGCCGTCGCCGTGGTCGCCATTGCGGCCGCCAGTTACATGATCGACGTGGAGCAGACAGAGGACGCGCAACTGCCGAATGTGGAGATCGACGTGGAGGGCGGCCAGCTGCCCGAGTACGAGACCACCGTGGGCGACGTGGACATCGTGGACGAGACCATGACCGTGGACGTGCCGGAGGTGGAGGTGACCACACGCGAGGAAGAGGTGACGGTGCCGATGCTCGACGTGCAGCCGCCGGGCGAGGACAGCCGAGCCGCCGAAAGCCGGGAGGCGCGTGAAAATGCGCCAGCGCAGGCTGTGCAGTAAGGGTTCCGGGGGCGCCGAGCGGCGCCCCTTTTTCGTGCGTCAGCCCAGGGTCATGTGACGCGCCCGTGCGCCCCGCTCGATCGCGGCGGCGTTGAGCCGGTCGACATTGAGTTCGAACCGGACCTCTTCGAGAAAGCGCAGCTCGGGCTCGTCGAGCGTGCCATCGGCGGCGACCACGTCGCAGGCCAGCGCATAGGCGGTCTCGTTGAGCTCCGCCGGAAGGGCCTCGCGCAGCAGCCCGAAGAGCGCATCAAGCCCGTCTTCCTCCTCGAACAGGTCGAACACCGCGCGGCTGAGCGTCGGCAGGCGGTCGGCGTCGAAATCCGCGAAGATCGGCAAGTGGTTGATCGTCTGGTTGATTTTCACCAGCTCGGAGGTTTCGATATGCTCGTTGGACGCGGAGGCGGCCACCATGAGCGCCACCAGGGCGTCTTGTGGGCTGAGTAGCGGGTTGGTGCTCATCTCTGGGTCCTTTCTGGGTGCATGCGGCCTAGATATTGACCTGCGCGCGCGCCCGCAATAGGCAGCGCGGACGCGGGTGACGGTTTGCCCGCCCCGTTTCCGAGCCCCCCGAGGAAGAGCAGATGACCGAGAGTTTGCGCGAGATTGCGATGGCGTCGAAGGCCTGGCCGTTCGAAGAGGCGCGCCGGGTGCTCAAACGCTATGCCAAGGGCGCGCCGGAGAAGGGCCATGTGCTGTTCCAGACCGGGTACGGACCGAGCGGGTTGCCGCATATCGGCACCTTCGGGGAGGTGGCGCGCACGACCATGGTGCGCCGCGCCTTCGAATTGCTGAGCGACATTCCCACCAAGCTGATCTGTTTTTCCGATGACATGGACGGGTTTCGCAAGGTGCCCGGCAACGTGCCCATGCAGGAGGAGTTGCGCGCGGACCTGAACCTGCCGCTGACGAAGGTGCGCGACCCGTTCGGCACCCATGCGGGGTTCGCCCAGCACAACAATGCGCGGTTGTGCGAGTTCCTCGACAGTTTCGGGTTCGAGTACGAGTTCGCGAGTGCGACGGAGTATTACACCTCCGGCAAGTTCGACGAGATGTTGCTGGTGGCGCTGGAGCGGTTCGACGAGATCCAGAAGATCATGCTGCCGACCCTGGGCGCGGACCGGCAGGCGACCTATTCGTGTTTCCTGCCGATCAGCCCCAAGACGGGCCACGTATTGCAGGTCCCGACCCTGGAGCGGAACGTCGCGAAGGGAACCATCGTCTATGAGGAGCCGGATGGCGAGCGGGTGGAAATCCCGGTCACGGGCGGCAACGTCAAGATGCAGTGGAAGCCCGACTGGGCCATGCGCTGGGCCGCGCTCGGCGTGGATTACGAGATGTCGGGCAAGGATTTGATCGACAGCGTGACCCAGTCGAGCAAGATCTGTCGCGCGCTTGGCAAGCGGCCGCCCGAGAGCCTGTCTTACGAGTTGTTCAACGATGAGAACGGGCAGAAGATTTCCAAGTCCAAGGGCAACGGGCTGAGCATGGAGGAGTGGCTGACCTATGCCGCGCCGGAATCCCTGCAATATTTCATGTATCTCAAGCCCAAGACCGCCAAGCGGCTCTATTTCGACGTGATCCCCAAGGCGGTGGACGAGTATCACCAGCAGTTGCGCGCCTATCCGGGCCAGGACGCCAAGGGGCAGCTGAACAACCCGGTGTTCCATATCCACGGGGCGGATGTGCCCGGCTCGGACATGGTGGTGTCGTTCGCGATGCTGCTGAACTTGGCGTCGGTGTCGGGTGCGGAGAACAAGGATGCGCTCTGGGGGTTCATCCGGAAGTACGCCCCCGAGGCCACCGCCGAGACCCATCCGGGTCTGGACGCGGCGGCGGGTTTCGCGGTGCGGTATTTCAACGATCGGATCAAGCCGACGCGCCGCTTCCGCGCGCCCAGCGACCAGGAGCGGGCGGCGATGGCGGATCTGGCCAAGGCCCTGCGCGACCCCGGTCTCGGCGCCGATATGATCGCGCGCAAGAACGCGGCGGCAGGCCAGGAGAGTGCGGTCACCACGCTGGATTACGGGTCGGACGAGGACCTGCAATCGGTGTGTTTCGCCATCGGCAAGCTGCACGGGTTCGCCAATCTGCGCGACTGGTTCAAGGCGCTTTACGAGGTGCTGCTGGGCGCGTCCGAGGGCCCGCGCTTTGGCGGGTTCGCGGCGCTTTACGGCCCCGAGGCCACGGCGGATCTGATCGACCGGGCGCTGGCCGGGGAGCTGATCGGGGACGCCGCCTGAGGGTTCGGGGGCGAGCCATCGGCCGCGCGGATTGACCCGGGGCGGGTTCGGGATAGGTCTTGGGCCGGAGCGACCCGGAGGACTTTCCATGATCAGACGGACTTTTCTCGCAACGGCGCTGGCCTTCGCCGCCACGGGCGCGCGGGCCGATGCCGCGCAGATCGAGGCGGTGATCGGGGCGCAGCTGGAGGCGTTCAAGGCGGATGATTTCGCCCAGGCGTTTTCCTATGCCTCGCCGATGATCCAGACCATGTTCGGCACCTGGCAGCGCTTCGGCAGCATGGTGCGCAACGGCTACCCGATGGTGTGGCGGCCCGCGGAGGTGCGGTTCCTGGAGCTGGAGGATCGCGGCGGGAGCCTGTACCAGCGGGTCCGCATCCGGGACGCCCAGGGGGGATCGCATCTGCTGGAATACCAGATGATCCGCAACCAGGCCGGATGGCGGATCAACGGGGTGCAGATCCTGCGCGATACCAGCGTCGGGGCCTGAGGCCGGGCGTGTGGGGGCGCTGCCCCCGTCGCTGCGCGACTCCCCCGGAGTATTTTCGCACAGATGAAGGCAGGCGCGGCCCACGGGGGCTGACCCGGGGGCCTTCGGTGTGCCGCCGGGCCGTTAAGGTTAATGGCCCGAAGGGCAGGGTTTGGGGGGCGCGTCGGGAGGGATCCCTTGGGGAGCCGTCAAGGTTAACGGGGCTGAGGTGTCCTGGGGGCGTCATTCGTTTCTGTCGACGCAGGGCGCGACATTGCCACGCGTGGGCCCGGACACGGGGGGGTCAGGCGCCGTAGAGGCGGCTCCAGCGCAGGACGAGATCATTTTGCAAACGGCGCGCGCGGCGGGCCCAGGCGCGGCCCCCCTCGGGGCGTTCGCGTTCGGCGCGGCTGAGGGCCGCGCGGCGGTCGATGTCGGCCGAGAAGATCGCGAAGGCCAGCGCGCGGCCCGAGGGTGGCGTGATGTAGCCTGCGAGGCCGGAGACGAAGTTGAGCGTGCCGGTCTTGGCCACCACCTGCGCCGGGGCGCTGGCCATGCGCGCGCCGCTGGCATCCCGTGGCAGGTAGGGTTTCAGCAGCGGCGTGAGCGCGGTTCGGGTGCCATGGGTGCTCAGCAGGCGGGCCATGTCGAGGCTGGAGATGCGGGAGCGGTCGCCGAGGCCGGAATGGTCGGCAAAGCGGATCGGCCCTGCGCCCATCAGTTGGGCGCTGTGCCAGGCGGCCATTTGCGCGCCGGAGGCTTGGAGGCTGTCGGGGCGGGCGCCGAGCGCGGTGGAAGCGGTCAGGCCGATGCATTCGGCGGTGACGTTGGTGGAGTATTTCAGCATCCCGCGCAGCAGGCCGGGGAGGGTTTCGCTGTCATGGCTGGCGATGAGCGTCGCGGTGTCCGGCAGCACCGCCAGGGGCGGGCCGAGGGTCACGCGGATGCCCTGCGCGCCGCAGAGCGTGCGGAACACGTCCGCGGCATAGGCGGCCGGGTTGCGCACCGGGAGCCAGCGGCCGCCCTCGGCACCCAGGGCGTCGCGGGCGACGGTCCAGTGGTCGGCTGCGCCGCGTTGTTCGTAGGTGTAGATCGGCAGGTTCCGGGGCTGCACCGACATGGACGACACGCGCACCTGCGGGCGCAACGCGCCGGTGCGGGCGTCCATGGTGATGGCATAGTCGCTGCCCTGGCGTTTCCATTCGAAATAGACCCGGTTGAAGTTGAGGTTGAGCCCCGCGATGGCCGGGCTGTAGCCGAGGTGGTCGGGCTGGCCCGGGTCGATGGAGCGGATCTCGGGGAGCGCGCTGCCCTGCACCCGGAGCGCGCCCGCGACCTCCGAGACCCCGGCCGCGCGCAACCGGTCGGCAAGCCCGGCCAGGGCGGCGGTATCGAGGCTGGGATCGCCGCTGCCGGCGAGGATCAGGTCGCCGTCGAGGCGGCCCGCGCGGATCGGGCCCGTGGCCAGCAGGCGGGTGGTGTAGCGATGTTCCGGCCCCAGCACGCGCAGCCCGTAGAGCGCGGTGGCGGCCTTGGCGACGCTGGCCGGTGGCAGGGGGGTGCCCCCGGCGACGGATTCCAGCGCCAGCCCGCTGCGCAGGTCGATCACCGCAAGGCTGGTCTGTCCGCCGAGATCGGCGGCGCGCAGCAGCTCCCCGAGCTCGGGCACGGCGCGGCGCCAGAGCCCGTCGGGTCGGGGCGCGGGGTGCGGCGAGCTGCCGAGCGCGCGGGCGGCGCCGGGCAGAAGGGCGGCCTGCGCGGCCAGCCCGCTCAGCAGGGCGCGCCGGTTCATCACGCGTCCCTTGGGTGTGTTTGCGCCAGACATGGCCCGACTAAAGCGCATCAATCGGGCCGGAACAAGAGAGCGCGTCCGCGCTTGTCAATCTGCGCCGCTTTGCCCTAAGCGGAGGGGGTTGATCCCTGCCCTGCCCCCCGGAGGCGACATGGCGCGCACGGTTGCCCTGATGCTGTTGGCCATGAGCCTGATCCCGCTGGGCGACACCGCGGGCAAGATGCTCGTGGGCGCGGGTGTGTCACCGTTTTTCGTGGGCTGGAGCCGGTTTGCCCTGGGCGTGGTGCTGGTGCTGCCGTTCATGGCCGGGGCGTTCGAGTCGCGGATCTTTCTCGATTGGCGGATCTGGCTGCGCGGAGCACTGATCGGGGCGGGGGTGGCCTGCATCCTGACGGCGCTGAGGACCGAGCCGCTGGCCAATGTGTTCGGGGCGTTCTTCGTCGGGCCGATCCTGTCCTATTTCCTGTCGGGGGTGCTGTTGGGGGAGCGATTGTCCACCGGGCGGACGCTGTTGCTGCTGATGGGGTTCGCGGGGGTGCTCTTGGTGGTGCAGCCGGGGTTCGGGATGACCGTGGGGCTGGGCTTCGCGGTGGCGGCGGGGGTGTTCTACGGGCTCTTTCTGGTGGCGAGCCGGTGGGTGGCGGATGTGGCGCGGCCCCGGGCGCTCTTGCTGTCGCAGGTGGCGATTGCGGCGCTGGTGCTGGCCCCGTTCGGGCTGAGC
The Dinoroseobacter shibae DFL 12 = DSM 16493 genome window above contains:
- the dacB gene encoding D-alanyl-D-alanine carboxypeptidase/D-alanyl-D-alanine endopeptidase; its protein translation is MNRRALLSGLAAQAALLPGAARALGSSPHPAPRPDGLWRRAVPELGELLRAADLGGQTSLAVIDLRSGLALESVAGGTPLPPASVAKAATALYGLRVLGPEHRYTTRLLATGPIRAGRLDGDLILAGSGDPSLDTAALAGLADRLRAAGVSEVAGALRVQGSALPEIRSIDPGQPDHLGYSPAIAGLNLNFNRVYFEWKRQGSDYAITMDARTGALRPQVRVSSMSVQPRNLPIYTYEQRGAADHWTVARDALGAEGGRWLPVRNPAAYAADVFRTLCGAQGIRVTLGPPLAVLPDTATLIASHDSETLPGLLRGMLKYSTNVTAECIGLTASTALGARPDSLQASGAQMAAWHSAQLMGAGPIRFADHSGLGDRSRISSLDMARLLSTHGTRTALTPLLKPYLPRDASGARMASAPAQVVAKTGTLNFVSGLAGYITPPSGRALAFAIFSADIDRRAALSRAERERPEGGRAWARRARRLQNDLVLRWSRLYGA
- a CDS encoding DUF4864 domain-containing protein, with product MIRRTFLATALAFAATGARADAAQIEAVIGAQLEAFKADDFAQAFSYASPMIQTMFGTWQRFGSMVRNGYPMVWRPAEVRFLELEDRGGSLYQRVRIRDAQGGSHLLEYQMIRNQAGWRINGVQILRDTSVGA
- a CDS encoding tellurite resistance TerB family protein, translated to MSTNPLLSPQDALVALMVAASASNEHIETSELVKINQTINHLPIFADFDADRLPTLSRAVFDLFEEEDGLDALFGLLREALPAELNETAYALACDVVAADGTLDEPELRFLEEVRFELNVDRLNAAAIERGARARHMTLG
- a CDS encoding nicotinate-nucleotide adenylyltransferase, whose protein sequence is MRSGWPMAGTGQTVGLLGGSFDPAHGGHVHITRQALARFGLDWVWWLVSPGNPLKPNPPAPLALRCARARALMRHPRVRITGIEAELGTRYTAETVAGLRRCYPGVRFVWLMGADNLAQFHRWDRWDEIMAQVPVGVLARPGQRLAALRAPAAQRFAGARRGAAGLGRAQAPAWAFVNVPLVDLSSSEIRARGDW
- a CDS encoding lysine--tRNA ligase translates to MTESLREIAMASKAWPFEEARRVLKRYAKGAPEKGHVLFQTGYGPSGLPHIGTFGEVARTTMVRRAFELLSDIPTKLICFSDDMDGFRKVPGNVPMQEELRADLNLPLTKVRDPFGTHAGFAQHNNARLCEFLDSFGFEYEFASATEYYTSGKFDEMLLVALERFDEIQKIMLPTLGADRQATYSCFLPISPKTGHVLQVPTLERNVAKGTIVYEEPDGERVEIPVTGGNVKMQWKPDWAMRWAALGVDYEMSGKDLIDSVTQSSKICRALGKRPPESLSYELFNDENGQKISKSKGNGLSMEEWLTYAAPESLQYFMYLKPKTAKRLYFDVIPKAVDEYHQQLRAYPGQDAKGQLNNPVFHIHGADVPGSDMVVSFAMLLNLASVSGAENKDALWGFIRKYAPEATAETHPGLDAAAGFAVRYFNDRIKPTRRFRAPSDQERAAMADLAKALRDPGLGADMIARKNAAAGQESAVTTLDYGSDEDLQSVCFAIGKLHGFANLRDWFKALYEVLLGASEGPRFGGFAALYGPEATADLIDRALAGELIGDAA
- a CDS encoding DMT family transporter — encoded protein: MARTVALMLLAMSLIPLGDTAGKMLVGAGVSPFFVGWSRFALGVVLVLPFMAGAFESRIFLDWRIWLRGALIGAGVACILTALRTEPLANVFGAFFVGPILSYFLSGVLLGERLSTGRTLLLLMGFAGVLLVVQPGFGMTVGLGFAVAAGVFYGLFLVASRWVADVARPRALLLSQVAIAALVLAPFGLSTVPAFSWPVAGLVLWSAAGSTLGNLMLVMAFRRAEAGQLAPFVYFQLIAATILGWLFFGELPGGLALVGLTMLVGAGFGSLLLRRG
- a CDS encoding trypsin-like serine peptidase, with the protein product MPTGLRLLLALCVLLLPAAAPAEVRDDANTPAANAVVSLGRCTGTLITPTVILTAAHCIAPHQRLPALDSAPPRCARFPQQHEISKEPHEDPFAWTTFPTRAAPVARFGTDSASRRISMKAEAYSLPACADMALLRLSHDVPSAVATPLPVLVTGPEGLPPPWRDFPLRHAGWGAASVEELDGAVRQTGTVRPWTENACTLFALPPVRPNGARILTGDSGSPLLAMLETPQGPQEHVIAVLFASGTPDIATCGPPALRVPQRHGAYTATWRKALPESDATDLGAWLTHHAPDAVRTWPDLTPPPG